In Arthrobacter sp. PAMC25284, a single genomic region encodes these proteins:
- a CDS encoding neutral zinc metallopeptidase, producing the protein MSFNDNAQLDPSQVQDRRGVGRGTKIGGGIGGGVILLIAALFGINPQLLEGLAGAVQEPPAQSQGSAPACDTGADADARLDCRIVGTVNSLNAFWPDYLAQYNRDYPRPETVIFTGGTNTGCGSATSAVGPFYCPADTTAYFDPGFFQELVDRFGSSGGPLAQEYVVAHEFGHHVQNVLGTLDQAQQDPQGPASGAVRVELQADCYAGLWVHHATTQPDPKTGLPFLDPLTEKDIQDALSAASAVGDDRIQEAATGRVSPEAWTHGSSEQRQKWFYQGYTSGDINQCDTFAVATP; encoded by the coding sequence ATGAGTTTCAATGACAATGCGCAGCTGGATCCGTCTCAGGTCCAGGACCGGCGCGGCGTGGGCCGCGGCACCAAGATCGGCGGCGGCATCGGCGGCGGCGTCATCCTGCTGATCGCTGCCCTGTTCGGTATCAACCCGCAGCTGCTCGAAGGCCTGGCCGGTGCTGTGCAGGAACCGCCCGCGCAGAGTCAGGGTTCAGCGCCTGCCTGTGACACCGGCGCCGACGCTGACGCCCGGCTGGACTGCCGGATCGTGGGTACCGTCAACAGCCTGAACGCGTTCTGGCCCGACTACCTGGCCCAGTACAACCGGGACTACCCGCGGCCGGAGACCGTGATCTTCACCGGTGGCACCAACACCGGCTGCGGCTCAGCGACGTCGGCCGTGGGTCCGTTCTACTGCCCGGCTGACACCACGGCTTATTTTGACCCGGGATTCTTCCAGGAGCTTGTGGACCGGTTCGGCTCCTCCGGCGGACCGCTGGCGCAGGAGTACGTCGTCGCGCACGAATTCGGGCACCACGTCCAGAATGTGCTCGGAACCCTGGATCAGGCCCAGCAGGATCCGCAGGGCCCGGCATCGGGTGCCGTCCGGGTCGAGCTCCAGGCCGACTGCTACGCCGGGTTGTGGGTCCACCACGCCACGACCCAGCCCGACCCGAAGACCGGACTCCCGTTCCTGGATCCGCTCACGGAGAAGGACATCCAGGACGCACTCTCGGCCGCATCAGCCGTGGGCGACGACCGGATTCAGGAGGCCGCCACCGGCCGCGTCAGCCCGGAAGCGTGGACGCACGGTTCCAGCGAGCAGCGGCAGAAATGGTTCTACCAGGGCTACACGTCCGGTGACATCAACCAGTGCGACACGTTCGCCGTCGCGACCCCCTAA
- a CDS encoding class I adenylate-forming enzyme family protein, with product MPFLDRLQRWADERPDGSAVVVAGQRLSWSGLRDAAASLVPAAPGVTVLAEGNSPGFVVRFAAAVAGERQCAVLDPDWPTLLKDGIAARIAATVPAAVPGPSARGDGLADGPPGTTFLIGLTSGTTSVPKAFTRTRRSWRESFEASIEFFGLTPEDKTLAPGPLAASLNLYALAECLYAGAEFHTLEHFDVGDAHSAVSHDGITRLVLVPTMLRLLSERGLTGGVDASGIRSIICAGSKLDARTVEAARRWAPNAVIYEYYGASELSFVAGAGLSPGEAPEPAGTGLGLPFPGVEIRILDDAGAPVPEGRDGNICIRSGMVSDGYLWGDDGQALRCFSGWYTVGDQGYLSGGILHILGRRADMIVTAGTNVYPHEVELALASVPGVAAVVAAGQDDDVRGQRVVAAVLPSHGGLTATQLKAGVAEVLTRAKRPLEYFALTELPLTDRGKISRQLLLDWIGSNDQRIRRLG from the coding sequence ATGCCATTCCTTGACCGACTTCAGCGCTGGGCCGATGAACGCCCCGACGGTTCCGCCGTCGTCGTCGCCGGGCAGCGCCTGAGCTGGTCCGGGCTTCGCGACGCGGCCGCGTCGCTGGTGCCTGCGGCGCCCGGTGTCACCGTGCTGGCGGAGGGTAATTCCCCGGGATTCGTCGTCAGGTTCGCCGCCGCCGTCGCGGGGGAACGGCAATGCGCTGTGCTGGACCCGGACTGGCCGACTCTGCTGAAGGATGGAATCGCGGCCCGGATCGCCGCGACGGTGCCCGCTGCGGTTCCCGGACCTTCGGCGCGGGGCGACGGGCTTGCCGACGGGCCGCCCGGGACGACGTTCCTGATCGGCCTGACGTCCGGCACCACATCGGTCCCCAAGGCTTTTACCCGCACGAGGCGGTCCTGGCGCGAGTCCTTTGAGGCGTCGATCGAATTCTTCGGGCTGACCCCCGAGGACAAGACACTGGCCCCTGGCCCCCTCGCGGCCAGCCTGAACCTGTACGCCCTGGCCGAGTGCCTCTACGCCGGCGCGGAGTTCCACACGCTGGAACACTTCGACGTCGGCGACGCCCACTCCGCTGTCAGCCACGACGGCATCACCCGGCTGGTGCTGGTTCCCACGATGCTGAGGCTGCTCAGCGAGCGCGGCCTCACCGGCGGCGTGGATGCTTCCGGAATCCGCAGCATCATCTGCGCCGGTTCCAAATTGGACGCCCGGACCGTGGAGGCTGCCCGCAGGTGGGCACCGAACGCGGTCATCTATGAGTACTACGGCGCCTCCGAGCTCAGTTTCGTTGCTGGCGCCGGGCTGTCGCCCGGTGAGGCTCCCGAGCCCGCAGGCACCGGCCTGGGACTGCCGTTTCCCGGCGTCGAAATCAGAATCCTCGACGACGCCGGAGCTCCGGTTCCGGAGGGCCGTGATGGAAACATCTGTATTCGCAGCGGCATGGTCAGCGACGGTTACCTCTGGGGCGACGACGGCCAGGCGCTGCGGTGCTTCTCCGGCTGGTACACCGTGGGAGACCAGGGTTACCTGTCGGGCGGCATCCTCCATATCCTGGGCCGCCGTGCCGACATGATCGTGACCGCCGGCACGAACGTCTATCCGCACGAGGTGGAGCTCGCTCTGGCGTCTGTTCCCGGCGTCGCTGCAGTCGTCGCGGCCGGGCAGGATGACGACGTCCGCGGCCAGCGGGTGGTCGCTGCGGTCCTGCCCTCGCACGGCGGGCTGACGGCCACGCAGCTAAAGGCCGGTGTCGCGGAGGTTCTGACACGGGCCAAACGCCCGCTGGAGTACTTCGCCCTGACTGAGCTTCCGCTGACGGACCGGGGCAAAATCAGCCGGCAGCTCCTGCTCGACTGGATCGGCTCCAACGATCAGAGAATTCGGCGTCTTGGCTGA
- a CDS encoding thiolase family protein, producing MPGLLLPEDRQPVIIAARRTPICRAGGALKSLPAHRLLAPVLCSLLNLPDGGTLPPAAVTDVVIGNAVGGGGNVARLAALEAGLPASVPGITVDRQCGSGLDAIVLASRLVAAGGNGLYLAGGVESISTAPLRAHRTADGTPEFFTRAQFAPSSTGDPDMGVAAENVAAHFGISRARQDELALRSHHRALAAAAAGSFDDEIVALQSVDHAGGSRDVRNDDGPRASLTAALMGRFPPVFAEGGSVTAGNSCFDADGAAAVLITSLSRARELGAGDGLLVLGSDTAGVEPSLLGIGAAAAAERLLAAQGVAAAELGLVEFNEAFASQTLACLDQLGIAPEQANQDGGALALGHAYGASGAVLVTRLLAQARRDREDGQLALAMISIAGGMGTAALLRYCLLDERPSGSPEGHAHSLAQRPST from the coding sequence CTGCCCGGGCTTCTCCTGCCCGAGGACCGGCAGCCCGTCATCATTGCGGCGCGGCGGACGCCGATCTGCCGCGCCGGCGGTGCCCTGAAGTCGCTGCCGGCGCACCGGCTGCTGGCACCCGTGCTCTGCAGCCTCCTTAACTTGCCCGACGGCGGCACCCTGCCTCCGGCCGCCGTTACAGACGTGGTGATCGGCAACGCGGTAGGCGGCGGCGGCAATGTCGCCCGGTTGGCCGCGCTGGAGGCCGGGCTGCCTGCGAGCGTCCCGGGGATCACCGTGGACCGTCAGTGCGGGTCGGGCCTGGATGCGATTGTGCTGGCTTCCCGGCTCGTCGCAGCCGGCGGCAACGGCCTCTATTTGGCCGGCGGGGTGGAGAGCATCAGCACAGCGCCGCTCCGGGCCCACCGCACGGCCGACGGCACTCCGGAATTCTTTACCCGGGCACAGTTTGCGCCTTCGTCCACGGGGGACCCGGACATGGGTGTGGCCGCCGAGAACGTCGCCGCGCACTTCGGGATCAGCCGGGCACGGCAGGACGAATTGGCTCTACGCAGCCACCACCGCGCCCTGGCCGCCGCTGCCGCCGGTTCGTTCGACGACGAGATCGTGGCGCTCCAAAGCGTGGATCACGCCGGTGGCAGCCGCGACGTCAGGAACGACGACGGGCCGCGCGCCAGCCTTACCGCGGCATTGATGGGCCGGTTCCCTCCCGTCTTTGCCGAGGGAGGAAGCGTGACGGCCGGGAACTCCTGCTTTGACGCGGACGGGGCCGCCGCGGTGCTCATCACTTCGCTGTCGCGCGCCCGGGAACTTGGTGCCGGTGACGGCCTGCTGGTTCTCGGATCGGACACGGCCGGGGTGGAGCCGTCCCTGCTGGGGATCGGAGCGGCGGCAGCGGCCGAACGGCTCCTGGCAGCGCAGGGCGTTGCTGCCGCGGAGCTTGGCCTGGTGGAGTTCAACGAGGCGTTCGCCTCCCAGACCCTCGCCTGCCTGGACCAGTTGGGCATTGCCCCGGAGCAGGCCAACCAAGACGGCGGGGCGCTGGCACTTGGGCACGCCTACGGTGCCTCCGGGGCCGTTCTGGTGACAAGGCTGCTCGCGCAGGCACGACGGGACCGGGAGGACGGCCAGTTGGCCCTGGCCATGATCAGCATCGCCGGAGGCATGGGCACCGCGGCCTTGCTGCGGTATTGCCTTCTCGATGAGCGTCCTTCCGGCTCCCCGGAGGGACATGCTCATTCTTTGGCTCAGCGACCGAGCACTTAG
- a CDS encoding energy-coupling factor ABC transporter ATP-binding protein produces MSGIILDGVTVRVDVDGRPEPKTLLQDVSLELTEQRIGVIGANGSGKSTLLRLLNGLVLPSTGTVTVDGYTTAGAVRDVRRRVGFVFTDPLSQLVMPSGREDVELSLRRSVRNPRERRNRAEAALDRFGLLPLADQSIYELSGGERQLLALAAVLAVDPDILVLDEPSTLLDLRNRELLRRTLRGLSQQVILSTHDLDLALDLDRVLVIDSGTVAFDGAAADAVAHYRALCGAALPFPGRETRREADREKLPDTLREPQ; encoded by the coding sequence GTGAGCGGCATCATCCTGGACGGGGTCACGGTCCGGGTCGACGTTGACGGCCGTCCCGAGCCGAAGACCCTGCTTCAGGACGTGTCCCTTGAGCTGACGGAGCAGAGGATTGGGGTGATCGGCGCCAACGGATCGGGCAAATCGACGCTGCTGCGGCTCCTCAACGGTCTGGTTCTGCCCAGCACCGGCACGGTCACCGTGGACGGTTACACCACAGCCGGGGCCGTGCGGGATGTCCGGCGCCGTGTGGGTTTCGTGTTCACGGATCCGCTGTCCCAGCTCGTGATGCCGTCTGGCCGGGAGGATGTGGAGCTTTCCTTGCGGCGTTCAGTGCGGAACCCCCGGGAGCGGCGGAACCGCGCAGAAGCCGCGCTGGACCGCTTCGGCCTGCTCCCGCTGGCGGACCAGAGTATTTACGAGCTATCCGGCGGCGAACGCCAACTCCTGGCCCTCGCCGCTGTCCTCGCGGTGGACCCGGACATCCTGGTCCTGGATGAGCCATCCACGCTGCTGGACCTGCGGAACCGCGAACTGCTGCGCAGGACCCTCAGGGGACTCAGCCAGCAGGTTATCCTGTCCACCCACGACCTTGACCTCGCCCTGGACCTGGACCGTGTCCTGGTGATCGACAGCGGGACAGTGGCGTTCGACGGCGCGGCCGCCGACGCCGTCGCGCATTACCGGGCGCTGTGCGGAGCGGCGCTGCCGTTTCCGGGACGTGAAACGCGGCGGGAAGCAGATCGGGAAAAACTGCCGGACACGCTGAGGGAACCGCAATGA
- a CDS encoding ABC-F family ATP-binding cassette domain-containing protein, protein MITVQDLELRAGARLLMDQVSFRIDKGDKIGLVGRNGAGKTTLTRVLAGEGLPAGGKVTRSGEIGYLPQDPRTPDMEQLARDRILSARGLDIAVGKLRQAHEDMASEDAEVQRKAMNRYDRLESEFLAGGGYAAEAEAAAICSNLALPDRLLNQPLRTLSGGQRRRVELARILYSDAETMLLDEPTNHLDADSIAWLRDFLKNHQGGLIVISHDTELLQATVNKVFLLDPNRAKIDFYNMDWKRYLTQRETDERARKRERANAEKKAQVLIDQANKMRAKATKAVAAQNMAKRAERLLGGLEAVRATDRVAALRFPDPSPCGKTPLTAEGLSKSYGSLEIFTNVDLAIDRGSKVVILGLNGAGKTTLLRMLAGVDKPDTGEVVPGHGLKVGYYAQEHETLDVDRTVLQNMRSSAPDMNDAEVRNILGSFLFSGDDVDKPAGVLSGGEKTRLALATIVASSANVLLLDEPTNNLDPASRAEILGALSNYTGAVVLVSHDEGAVEALNPERVVLLPDGDEDLWNEDYLDLITLA, encoded by the coding sequence TTGATTACCGTCCAGGATCTCGAACTGCGCGCCGGCGCCCGCCTCCTCATGGACCAGGTGAGCTTCCGGATCGACAAGGGAGACAAGATCGGCCTTGTGGGCCGGAACGGTGCAGGCAAAACCACGCTGACCCGGGTGCTCGCGGGCGAGGGCCTGCCTGCCGGCGGCAAGGTTACCCGCAGCGGAGAAATTGGCTACCTGCCGCAGGATCCCCGCACTCCGGATATGGAGCAGCTGGCCCGCGACCGGATTCTTTCGGCCCGAGGCCTGGACATTGCCGTCGGAAAGCTCCGGCAGGCGCATGAGGATATGGCCAGCGAGGACGCTGAGGTCCAGCGCAAGGCGATGAACCGGTATGACCGGCTCGAGTCCGAGTTCCTGGCGGGCGGCGGCTATGCGGCCGAAGCCGAGGCCGCGGCGATCTGCTCGAACCTGGCGCTTCCGGACCGACTGCTGAACCAGCCGCTCAGGACCCTGTCCGGCGGCCAGCGCCGGCGCGTCGAGCTCGCCCGCATCCTGTACTCCGATGCCGAAACCATGCTGCTCGATGAGCCCACCAACCACCTCGACGCCGACTCCATCGCCTGGCTCCGGGACTTCCTGAAGAACCACCAGGGCGGGCTGATCGTGATCAGCCACGACACGGAGCTGCTCCAGGCAACTGTCAACAAGGTGTTCCTGCTCGACCCCAACCGGGCCAAGATCGACTTCTACAACATGGACTGGAAGCGCTACCTGACCCAGCGCGAAACAGACGAGCGCGCCCGCAAGCGGGAACGTGCCAACGCCGAGAAGAAGGCGCAGGTCCTCATCGACCAGGCCAATAAGATGCGCGCCAAGGCCACCAAAGCCGTCGCGGCACAGAACATGGCCAAGCGGGCCGAGCGGCTCCTGGGCGGCCTCGAAGCCGTGCGTGCCACCGACCGTGTCGCAGCGCTGCGCTTCCCGGATCCGTCCCCCTGCGGGAAGACCCCGCTCACGGCCGAGGGGCTCAGCAAGTCCTACGGCTCCCTGGAAATCTTCACCAACGTGGACCTCGCCATCGACCGCGGCTCCAAGGTGGTCATCCTGGGCCTCAACGGCGCCGGCAAAACAACCCTGCTGCGGATGCTGGCCGGCGTCGACAAACCCGACACCGGCGAAGTCGTCCCCGGCCACGGTCTGAAGGTCGGCTACTACGCCCAGGAGCACGAGACGCTCGACGTCGACCGGACCGTTCTGCAGAACATGCGCTCCTCGGCCCCGGATATGAACGACGCGGAAGTGCGCAACATTCTGGGCTCCTTCCTGTTCTCCGGCGACGACGTCGACAAGCCTGCCGGTGTGCTCTCAGGTGGCGAGAAGACCCGTCTGGCGTTGGCCACGATCGTTGCCTCCAGCGCGAATGTGCTGCTCCTCGACGAGCCGACCAACAACCTTGACCCCGCCAGCCGCGCCGAAATCCTCGGCGCCCTCAGCAACTACACCGGCGCCGTCGTTCTGGTCAGCCACGACGAGGGTGCCGTAGAGGCCTTGAACCCGGAGCGTGTTGTACTGCTGCCCGACGGCGACGAGGACCTCTGGAACGAGGACTACCTGGACCTGATCACACTGGCGTAG
- a CDS encoding YbaK/EbsC family protein, with amino-acid sequence MLVTLEPVANVRSALVAAGAADTVRILATEVPTAAAAASALGCAVAAVTNSLVFDLNGAPLLILASGAAKVDVVLVAARLGTGRIRRATPGFVLEHTGQAIGGVAPLGHPARIRTILDSSLAGHPVLWAGAGDHHAMFSIGYRELQRITGAEEMPVR; translated from the coding sequence ATGCTGGTGACCCTGGAGCCGGTCGCCAACGTCAGGAGTGCACTGGTCGCAGCCGGCGCCGCGGACACCGTGCGGATCTTAGCCACGGAAGTCCCGACGGCGGCCGCCGCGGCTTCCGCGCTGGGCTGCGCCGTCGCCGCCGTCACCAACAGCCTCGTGTTCGACCTCAACGGCGCGCCCCTGCTGATCCTTGCCAGCGGCGCCGCCAAAGTCGACGTCGTCCTGGTCGCGGCCCGGCTGGGCACCGGAAGAATCCGCCGTGCCACGCCCGGCTTCGTGCTCGAACACACCGGCCAGGCGATCGGCGGTGTCGCCCCGCTGGGCCATCCGGCGCGGATCCGCACCATCCTGGACAGCTCGCTCGCCGGGCACCCCGTCCTGTGGGCCGGTGCCGGAGACCACCACGCCATGTTTTCCATCGGCTACCGGGAGCTGCAAAGAATCACGGGCGCCGAGGAAATGCCGGTCCGCTGA
- a CDS encoding SURF1 family protein encodes MYRFLFSRKWLGYLLLAAIFAAACVGLGRWQMDRRAETLAEINRVVSNYTADPVPFAAVREQFASLDAEREWTPVELRGSYLVSDQRIVRNRPLNGQPGYEVVVPFRLDSGETVVVDRGWLPIGNNTPGRPDSVPAPPTGTVTVVARLKPAEPQLQRGAPEGQLASIDLGSYSADLGYPLLTGAYGQLASESPSVSDMPFPFPMPSTVEGTHLSYSLQWFAFGVLMFIGFGYAARQQARNAAIDAEDAELAAEDGLVLHSSGPAVRRQAAPRKRRQATAEEEEDAILDAQGY; translated from the coding sequence ATGTACCGTTTTCTGTTCTCGAGGAAATGGCTCGGGTACCTGCTCCTGGCCGCGATCTTCGCCGCAGCCTGCGTCGGGCTCGGCCGGTGGCAAATGGACCGCCGGGCGGAGACCCTCGCAGAAATCAACCGTGTGGTGTCGAACTACACCGCTGATCCGGTCCCGTTCGCCGCTGTCCGGGAACAATTCGCCTCGCTCGACGCCGAGCGTGAGTGGACGCCCGTGGAACTGCGCGGCAGCTACCTTGTTTCCGACCAGCGGATCGTCCGCAACAGGCCCCTCAACGGCCAGCCCGGCTACGAAGTCGTGGTGCCGTTCCGGCTGGACAGCGGCGAAACGGTGGTTGTCGACCGTGGCTGGCTGCCCATCGGGAACAACACTCCCGGCCGTCCCGATTCGGTCCCCGCACCGCCCACGGGGACGGTGACGGTGGTGGCCCGCCTGAAGCCTGCCGAACCGCAACTGCAGCGTGGCGCCCCGGAAGGCCAGCTGGCGTCGATTGATCTCGGGTCCTATTCAGCCGACCTGGGCTACCCTCTGCTGACGGGCGCCTACGGTCAACTGGCGTCCGAAAGCCCGTCCGTTTCCGACATGCCGTTCCCCTTCCCCATGCCGTCCACGGTAGAGGGAACCCACTTGTCCTATTCGCTGCAGTGGTTCGCGTTCGGGGTCCTGATGTTTATTGGTTTCGGCTACGCGGCCCGGCAGCAGGCCCGGAATGCGGCGATCGACGCGGAGGATGCTGAGCTTGCTGCGGAGGACGGCCTGGTTCTCCACTCGAGCGGACCAGCGGTACGGCGTCAAGCGGCCCCGCGGAAGCGCCGGCAGGCGACCGCGGAGGAAGAGGAAGATGCCATCCTGGATGCCCAGGGGTACTGA
- a CDS encoding DUF3099 domain-containing protein translates to MTLKNRHGEPVPGDTEVHSITDAATAHSAEMRQRMIKYAVAMGIRMVCLILVFVLDGWWRLLPIIGAVFLPWVAVVIANGGDTAEIHSDSLLDNAPLAELEGQVSSAGSTGGADSGAEGPDRDDPSMVLLQGELIDDEEDDNDEDDEDDEDDNENQRRAAS, encoded by the coding sequence TTGACACTCAAGAATCGACACGGTGAGCCGGTGCCCGGCGACACCGAGGTGCACAGCATCACGGACGCCGCCACTGCGCATTCCGCAGAGATGCGGCAGCGCATGATCAAGTACGCCGTGGCAATGGGTATCCGCATGGTGTGCCTGATCCTGGTCTTCGTACTGGACGGCTGGTGGCGGCTGCTTCCAATCATTGGTGCCGTGTTCCTGCCGTGGGTCGCGGTGGTGATCGCCAATGGAGGCGACACGGCCGAGATCCACAGCGACTCGCTCCTGGATAACGCGCCGCTGGCTGAACTTGAGGGTCAAGTGTCTTCGGCCGGTTCGACCGGCGGGGCGGATTCCGGCGCTGAAGGTCCGGATCGGGACGATCCGTCCATGGTGCTGCTGCAGGGCGAACTCATCGATGATGAAGAAGACGATAACGACGAGGACGACGAGGACGACGAGGACGACAATGAAAACCAGAGACGGGCTGCTTCATGA
- a CDS encoding Hsp20/alpha crystallin family protein yields MAESNKWAPSDMLEPIKRFLDGDLAVTPTIKVEQFQDGTTLVVRAEVPGIDPDKDVDVSVSDGMLHIKAEREEKSEHKGKAGYRSEFRYGSFTRSITLPAGAREEDITATYKDGILEVCAPAPVPPTAESGRKIRIDHG; encoded by the coding sequence ATGGCCGAATCAAACAAGTGGGCGCCCTCAGACATGCTTGAGCCGATCAAGCGTTTCCTCGATGGTGACCTCGCCGTGACGCCGACGATTAAGGTCGAACAGTTCCAGGATGGCACCACCCTCGTGGTCCGCGCCGAAGTGCCCGGAATCGATCCCGACAAGGACGTCGACGTCTCCGTCAGCGACGGCATGCTGCACATTAAAGCCGAGCGCGAAGAGAAATCCGAACACAAAGGCAAGGCCGGATACCGGTCCGAGTTCCGCTACGGCTCGTTCACCCGCAGCATCACGTTGCCGGCCGGGGCCAGGGAAGAAGACATCACTGCCACCTACAAGGACGGAATCCTCGAAGTGTGCGCGCCCGCTCCCGTGCCGCCGACAGCTGAGTCGGGCAGGAAGATCCGCATCGACCACGGCTGA
- a CDS encoding SDR family oxidoreductase: MGMLDNKTAIVTGSSRGIGADVAKLLAAEGAAVVVNYRQKAPRANKVVAEIEANGGRAAAVGADLTSQDGVQALASAAMENFGSLDILVLNASGGMESGMEEGYALKLNRDAQVNMLNAAVPLMPEGSRVVFVTSHQAHFINTVPTMPDYEQVARSKRAGEDALRELVPALADKGITLVVVSGDMIEGTVTATLLDRAAPGAIEARRAEAGKLFSVQEFAAEITKMVTADVESGHTEYAGGSEYFGKGAGN, from the coding sequence ATGGGAATGCTGGACAACAAGACAGCGATCGTGACCGGATCATCGCGTGGAATCGGCGCCGACGTCGCCAAGCTGCTCGCCGCGGAAGGCGCTGCCGTCGTCGTCAACTACCGCCAGAAGGCACCCCGCGCGAACAAGGTTGTCGCCGAAATCGAAGCCAACGGGGGCCGCGCGGCCGCCGTAGGAGCCGACCTCACCAGCCAGGACGGCGTTCAGGCCCTGGCCAGCGCCGCCATGGAGAACTTCGGTTCCCTCGACATCCTGGTCCTGAACGCCTCCGGCGGAATGGAATCCGGCATGGAGGAGGGCTACGCGCTCAAGCTCAACCGCGATGCCCAGGTCAACATGCTCAACGCCGCCGTGCCGCTGATGCCCGAAGGCTCGCGCGTCGTTTTCGTGACAAGCCACCAGGCCCACTTCATCAACACCGTCCCGACCATGCCCGATTACGAGCAGGTCGCCCGCAGCAAGCGCGCCGGTGAAGACGCCTTGCGCGAACTCGTGCCGGCGCTGGCGGATAAGGGCATCACCCTCGTCGTTGTGTCGGGGGACATGATCGAGGGCACGGTCACCGCCACGCTCCTGGACCGTGCTGCGCCCGGCGCCATCGAGGCCCGCCGCGCCGAAGCCGGGAAGCTGTTCTCGGTTCAGGAATTCGCCGCAGAGATCACAAAGATGGTCACGGCCGACGTCGAATCCGGACACACGGAGTACGCCGGCGGTTCGGAGTACTTCGGCAAGGGCGCCGGCAACTAG
- the serB gene encoding phosphoserine phosphatase SerB, protein MSSNVTAVSYGLKLSLTNVQQVRSTLAEAGLSVDGETRTGDDRFSVHTADCTLGTGGGPDTAGLAGLRHVVAGAGGDGVDTALVPVELRNAARKLLIMDVDSTLIQQEVIELLAAYAGKREEVAAVTEAAMRGELDFAQSLHARVAVLAGLPADVVDAVRAEVRLTEGAAELVAAFQAAGHAVAVVSGGFNQILRPIAADLGLHHWIANELEIVDGALTGKVLGAVIDRAAKEKYLREWAAAEGIPMEHTIAVGDGANDLDMLGAAGLGIAFNAKPAVRAAADAAINVPYLDVVRHITGV, encoded by the coding sequence ATGAGTTCGAACGTGACTGCAGTGAGCTACGGCCTGAAATTGTCCCTGACCAACGTCCAGCAGGTGCGCTCGACCCTGGCCGAGGCGGGGTTGAGCGTTGACGGTGAAACCCGCACAGGCGATGACCGGTTTTCCGTGCATACCGCCGACTGCACCCTGGGTACGGGGGGTGGCCCGGATACGGCGGGCCTGGCCGGGCTGCGGCATGTTGTTGCCGGCGCCGGGGGCGACGGGGTGGACACCGCGCTCGTCCCCGTAGAGCTGCGAAATGCCGCCCGGAAGCTCCTGATCATGGATGTGGACTCAACCCTCATCCAGCAGGAGGTGATCGAACTGCTCGCCGCGTACGCCGGCAAGCGCGAGGAAGTTGCAGCGGTGACCGAGGCTGCGATGCGCGGCGAACTCGATTTCGCGCAAAGCCTGCATGCCCGCGTGGCGGTGCTCGCCGGGCTGCCGGCCGACGTCGTCGACGCCGTCCGTGCCGAAGTCAGGCTCACGGAAGGTGCGGCGGAACTGGTGGCCGCGTTCCAGGCGGCAGGCCATGCTGTGGCCGTGGTCTCCGGCGGGTTCAACCAGATTCTGCGGCCGATCGCCGCGGACCTCGGCCTTCACCACTGGATCGCGAACGAACTGGAAATTGTCGACGGCGCACTCACCGGCAAGGTTCTCGGCGCTGTGATCGACCGCGCCGCGAAAGAGAAGTACCTGCGGGAATGGGCGGCCGCCGAGGGAATTCCAATGGAGCACACCATCGCCGTCGGCGACGGCGCCAATGACCTCGACATGCTCGGCGCCGCCGGGCTCGGTATTGCGTTCAACGCGAAGCCGGCCGTACGGGCCGCCGCGGACGCCGCCATCAACGTTCCTTATCTTGATGTTGTGCGGCACATCACTGGTGTGTGA